Proteins from one Capricornis sumatraensis isolate serow.1 chromosome 2, serow.2, whole genome shotgun sequence genomic window:
- the B4GALT3 gene encoding beta-1,4-galactosyltransferase 3: protein MLRRLLERPCTLALLVGSQLAVMMYLSLGGFRSLSALFGREQEPAFDYSHPHDVYSNLSHLPGAPVAPGGLPAPQGLPYCPERSPLLVGPVSVSFSPVPSLAEIVERNPRVEPGGRYRPARCEPRSRTAIIVPHRAREHHLRLLLYHLHPFLQRQQLAYGIYVIHQAGNGTFNRAKLLNVGVREALRDEEWDCLFLHDVDLLPENDHNLYVCDPRGPRHVAVAMNKFGYSLPYPQYFGGVSALTPDQYLKMNGFPNEYWGWGGEDDDIATRVRLAGMKISRPPTSVGHYKMVKHRGDKGNEENPHRFDLLVRTQNSWTQDGMNSLTYQLLSRELGPLYTNITADIGTDPRGPRTSSGPHYPPGSSQAFRQEMLHRRPPARPGPLPTANHTAPHGSH, encoded by the exons ATGTTGCGGAGGTTGCTGGAGCGGCCCTGCACCCTGGCCCTGCTTGTGGGCTCCCAGCTGGCAGTCATGATGTACCTGTCGTTGGGGGGCTTTCGAAGCCTCAGTGCCCTCTTTGGCCGAGAGCAGGAGCCGGCATTTGACTATTCTCATCCCCATGATGTCTACAGTAACCTCAGTCACCTGCCTGGGGCCCCTGTTGCCCCAGGGGGCCTCCCAGCTCCTCAAGGCCTGCCATACTGTCCCGAACGATCTCCTCTCTTAG TGGGTCCCGTATCCGTGTCCTTTAGCCCAGTGCCATCGTTGGCAGAGATTGTGGAGAGGAATCCCCGGGTAGAACCGGGGGGCCGATACCGGCCTGCAAGGTGTGAGCCCCGGTCCCGGACAGCCATCATTGTGCCCCACCGTGCCCGGGAGCACCACTTGCGCCTGCTGCTCTACCACCTGCATCCGTTCCTGCAGCGCCAGCAGCTTGCTTATGGCATTTATGTCATCCACCAG GCTGGAAATGGAACATTTAACAGGGCAAAGCTGCTGAATGTTGGGGTGCGGGAGGCCCTGCGTGATGAAGAATGGGACTGCTTGTTCCTGCATGATGTGGATCTCCTGCCAGAGAACGACCACAATCTGTATGTGTGTGACCCCCGAGGACCTCGGCACGTGGCTGTTGCCATGAACAAGTTTGGATACAG CCTCCCGTATCCCCAGTACTTCGGCGGGGTCTCGGCGCTCACTCCTGACCAGTACCTGAAGATGAATGGTTTCCCCAATGAATACTGGGGCTGGGGTGGTGAGGATGATGACATTGCTACCAG GGTTCGCTTGGCTGGGATGAAGATCTCTCGTCCCCCCAcatctgtgggacactataagATGGTGAAGCACCGAGGAGATAAGGGCAACGAGGAAAACCCCCACAG ATTTGACCTCCTGGTCCGTACCCAGAATTCCTGGACTCAAGATGGAATGAACTCACTGACATACCAGTTGCTGTCTCGAGAGCTGGGCCCTCTCTATACCAACATCACAGCAGACATCGGAACTGACCCTCGGGGTCCCCGGACTTCCTCTGGTCCCCATTACCCGCCTGGTTCTTCCCAAGCCTTCCGTCAGGAGATGTTGCATCGCCGGCCCCCAGCCAGGCCTGGCCCTCTGCCTACTGCCAACCACACAGCTCCCCATGGTTCACACTGA
- the PPOX gene encoding protoporphyrinogen oxidase isoform X2, with amino-acid sequence MGRTVVVLGGGISGLAASYYLSRAPCPPKVVLVEGSERLGGWIRSVRGPDGAIFELGPRGIRPAGALGARTLLLVSGLTCGEQISELGLDSEVLPVRGDHPAAQNRFLYVGGALHALPSGISPSLTLKVASLAMDSLCRGVFAGNSRELSIRSCFPSLFQAEQTHRSILLGLLLGAGQGPQLDSALIRQARAERWSQWSLRGGLETLPQALNAHLTSRGVSVLQGQPVCGLSLQAKGRWKVSLEDSSLEADHIISAIPASVLSKLLPAEAAPLAHALSTITAVSVAVVNLQYRGARLPVQGFGHLVPSSEDPVILGIVYDSVAFPEQDGSLPGLRLTVMLGGSWLQTLEARGCVLSQELLQQEAEKAAATQLGLNEPPSHCLVHLHKNSIPQYTLGHWQKLESAAQFLAAQKLPLTLAGASYEGVAVNDCIESGRQAAARVLGTEPNS; translated from the exons ATGGGCCGGACGGTGGTCGTGCTGGGCGGAGGGATCAGCGGCTTGGCCGCCAGTTACTACCTGAGCCGGGCCCCCTGTCCCCCCAAG GTGGTCTTGGTGGAGGGCAGCGAGCGCCTGGGAGGCTGGATCCGCTCAGTACGCGGGCCAGATGGTGCTATTTTTGAACTTGGACCTCGAGGAATTCGGCCGGCAGGAGCCCTGGGAGCCCGGACCCTGCTCCTGGTGAGCGGCTT GACGTGTGGAGAGCAGATTTCTGAGCTTGGCTTGGACTCAGAAGTGTTGCCTGTCCGGGGAGACCATCCAGCTGCCCAGAACAGGTTCCTGTATGTAGGTGGTGCTCTGCATGCCTTGCCCTCTGGCATCAG TCCTAGTCTCACCCTTAAGGTGGCGTCTCTAGCCATGGACAGTCTCTGCCGTGGAGTGTTTGCAGGCAACAGCCGTGAGCTCAGCATCAGGTCCTGCTTTCCCAGTCTCTTCCAAGCTGAGCAAACCCACCGTTCCATATTACTGGGGCTGCTGCTGGGGGCAG GCCAGGGCCCACAGCTGGACTCAGCACTTATTCGCCAAGCTCGGGCTGAGCGCTGGAGCCAGTGGTCACTCCGTGGAGGGCTGGAGACATTGCCCCAGGCCCTCAATGCCCACCTGACTAGTAGAGGTGTCAGTGTTCTCCAAGGCCAGCCAGTCTGTGGGCTCAGTCTCCAGGCAAAAGGGCGCTGGAAG GTGTCTCTAGAGGACAGCAGCCTGGAGGCTGACCACATTATTAGTGCCATTCCAGCTTCAG TGCTCAGCAAGCTGCTCCCTGCTGAGGCTGCACCTCTGGCCCATGCCCTGAGCACCATCACTGCTGTGTCTGTGGCTGTGGTGAATCTGCAGTACCGAGGAGCTCGTCTGCCTGTCCAG GGATTTGGACATTTGGTGCCTTCCTCAGAAGATCCAGTTATCCTGGGAATTGTGTATGACTCCGTTGCCTTCCCTGAGCAGGATGGGAGCCTGCCTGGCCTCAGACTGACT GTGATGCTGGGAGGTTCCTGGTTACAGACACTAGAAGCCAGGGGCTGTGTCTTATCTCAGGAGCTGCTCCAACAGGAGGCAGAGAAAGCTGCTGCCACTCAATTAGGACTGAATGAGCCACCAAGTCACTGCTTGGTCCATCTACACAAG AACTCTATCCCCCAGTATACATTAGGCCACTGGCAAAAACTGG aGTCAGCTGCCCAATTCCTGGCTGCTCAGAAGCTGCCTTTGACTCTGGCCGGGGCCTCCTATGAGGGGGTTGCTGTCAATGACTGTATAGAAAGTGGGCGTCAGGCAGCAGCCCGTGTCTTAGGCACAGAACCTAACAGTTGA
- the PPOX gene encoding protoporphyrinogen oxidase isoform X4: MVLFLNLDLEEFGRQEPWEPGPCSWTCGEQISELGLDSEVLPVRGDHPAAQNRFLYVGGALHALPSGIRGLLRPSPPFSKPLFWAGLRDLTTPRGKDPDETVHSFAQRRLGPEVASLAMDSLCRGVFAGNSRELSIRSCFPSLFQAEQTHRSILLGLLLGAGQGPQLDSALIRQARAERWSQWSLRGGLETLPQALNAHLTSRGVSVLQGQPVCGLSLQAKGRWKVSLEDSSLEADHIISAIPASVLSKLLPAEAAPLAHALSTITAVSVAVVNLQYRGARLPVQGFGHLVPSSEDPVILGIVYDSVAFPEQDGSLPGLRLTVMLGGSWLQTLEARGCVLSQELLQQEAEKAAATQLGLNEPPSHCLVHLHKNSIPQYTLGHWQKLESAAQFLAAQKLPLTLAGASYEGVAVNDCIESGRQAAARVLGTEPNS, encoded by the exons ATGGTGCTATTTTTGAACTTGGACCTCGAGGAATTCGGCCGGCAGGAGCCCTGGGAGCCCGGACCCTGCTCCTG GACGTGTGGAGAGCAGATTTCTGAGCTTGGCTTGGACTCAGAAGTGTTGCCTGTCCGGGGAGACCATCCAGCTGCCCAGAACAGGTTCCTGTATGTAGGTGGTGCTCTGCATGCCTTGCCCTCTGGCATCAG GGGGCTCCTCCGCCCTTCACCTCCCTTCTCCAAGCCTCTGTTCTGGGCTGGGCTGAGGGATTTGACCACCCCTcgtggcaaagaccctgatgagaCTGTGCACAGTTTTGCCCAGCGCCGCCTTGGTCCTGAG GTGGCGTCTCTAGCCATGGACAGTCTCTGCCGTGGAGTGTTTGCAGGCAACAGCCGTGAGCTCAGCATCAGGTCCTGCTTTCCCAGTCTCTTCCAAGCTGAGCAAACCCACCGTTCCATATTACTGGGGCTGCTGCTGGGGGCAG GCCAGGGCCCACAGCTGGACTCAGCACTTATTCGCCAAGCTCGGGCTGAGCGCTGGAGCCAGTGGTCACTCCGTGGAGGGCTGGAGACATTGCCCCAGGCCCTCAATGCCCACCTGACTAGTAGAGGTGTCAGTGTTCTCCAAGGCCAGCCAGTCTGTGGGCTCAGTCTCCAGGCAAAAGGGCGCTGGAAG GTGTCTCTAGAGGACAGCAGCCTGGAGGCTGACCACATTATTAGTGCCATTCCAGCTTCAG TGCTCAGCAAGCTGCTCCCTGCTGAGGCTGCACCTCTGGCCCATGCCCTGAGCACCATCACTGCTGTGTCTGTGGCTGTGGTGAATCTGCAGTACCGAGGAGCTCGTCTGCCTGTCCAG GGATTTGGACATTTGGTGCCTTCCTCAGAAGATCCAGTTATCCTGGGAATTGTGTATGACTCCGTTGCCTTCCCTGAGCAGGATGGGAGCCTGCCTGGCCTCAGACTGACT GTGATGCTGGGAGGTTCCTGGTTACAGACACTAGAAGCCAGGGGCTGTGTCTTATCTCAGGAGCTGCTCCAACAGGAGGCAGAGAAAGCTGCTGCCACTCAATTAGGACTGAATGAGCCACCAAGTCACTGCTTGGTCCATCTACACAAG AACTCTATCCCCCAGTATACATTAGGCCACTGGCAAAAACTGG aGTCAGCTGCCCAATTCCTGGCTGCTCAGAAGCTGCCTTTGACTCTGGCCGGGGCCTCCTATGAGGGGGTTGCTGTCAATGACTGTATAGAAAGTGGGCGTCAGGCAGCAGCCCGTGTCTTAGGCACAGAACCTAACAGTTGA
- the PPOX gene encoding protoporphyrinogen oxidase isoform X1: MGRTVVVLGGGISGLAASYYLSRAPCPPKVVLVEGSERLGGWIRSVRGPDGAIFELGPRGIRPAGALGARTLLLISELGLDSEVLPVRGDHPAAQNRFLYVGGALHALPSGIRGLLRPSPPFSKPLFWAGLRDLTTPRGKDPDETVHSFAQRRLGPEVASLAMDSLCRGVFAGNSRELSIRSCFPSLFQAEQTHRSILLGLLLGAGQGPQLDSALIRQARAERWSQWSLRGGLETLPQALNAHLTSRGVSVLQGQPVCGLSLQAKGRWKVSLEDSSLEADHIISAIPASVLSKLLPAEAAPLAHALSTITAVSVAVVNLQYRGARLPVQGFGHLVPSSEDPVILGIVYDSVAFPEQDGSLPGLRLTVMLGGSWLQTLEARGCVLSQELLQQEAEKAAATQLGLNEPPSHCLVHLHKNSIPQYTLGHWQKLESAAQFLAAQKLPLTLAGASYEGVAVNDCIESGRQAAARVLGTEPNS, encoded by the exons ATGGGCCGGACGGTGGTCGTGCTGGGCGGAGGGATCAGCGGCTTGGCCGCCAGTTACTACCTGAGCCGGGCCCCCTGTCCCCCCAAG GTGGTCTTGGTGGAGGGCAGCGAGCGCCTGGGAGGCTGGATCCGCTCAGTACGCGGGCCAGATGGTGCTATTTTTGAACTTGGACCTCGAGGAATTCGGCCGGCAGGAGCCCTGGGAGCCCGGACCCTGCTCCTG ATTTCTGAGCTTGGCTTGGACTCAGAAGTGTTGCCTGTCCGGGGAGACCATCCAGCTGCCCAGAACAGGTTCCTGTATGTAGGTGGTGCTCTGCATGCCTTGCCCTCTGGCATCAG GGGGCTCCTCCGCCCTTCACCTCCCTTCTCCAAGCCTCTGTTCTGGGCTGGGCTGAGGGATTTGACCACCCCTcgtggcaaagaccctgatgagaCTGTGCACAGTTTTGCCCAGCGCCGCCTTGGTCCTGAG GTGGCGTCTCTAGCCATGGACAGTCTCTGCCGTGGAGTGTTTGCAGGCAACAGCCGTGAGCTCAGCATCAGGTCCTGCTTTCCCAGTCTCTTCCAAGCTGAGCAAACCCACCGTTCCATATTACTGGGGCTGCTGCTGGGGGCAG GCCAGGGCCCACAGCTGGACTCAGCACTTATTCGCCAAGCTCGGGCTGAGCGCTGGAGCCAGTGGTCACTCCGTGGAGGGCTGGAGACATTGCCCCAGGCCCTCAATGCCCACCTGACTAGTAGAGGTGTCAGTGTTCTCCAAGGCCAGCCAGTCTGTGGGCTCAGTCTCCAGGCAAAAGGGCGCTGGAAG GTGTCTCTAGAGGACAGCAGCCTGGAGGCTGACCACATTATTAGTGCCATTCCAGCTTCAG TGCTCAGCAAGCTGCTCCCTGCTGAGGCTGCACCTCTGGCCCATGCCCTGAGCACCATCACTGCTGTGTCTGTGGCTGTGGTGAATCTGCAGTACCGAGGAGCTCGTCTGCCTGTCCAG GGATTTGGACATTTGGTGCCTTCCTCAGAAGATCCAGTTATCCTGGGAATTGTGTATGACTCCGTTGCCTTCCCTGAGCAGGATGGGAGCCTGCCTGGCCTCAGACTGACT GTGATGCTGGGAGGTTCCTGGTTACAGACACTAGAAGCCAGGGGCTGTGTCTTATCTCAGGAGCTGCTCCAACAGGAGGCAGAGAAAGCTGCTGCCACTCAATTAGGACTGAATGAGCCACCAAGTCACTGCTTGGTCCATCTACACAAG AACTCTATCCCCCAGTATACATTAGGCCACTGGCAAAAACTGG aGTCAGCTGCCCAATTCCTGGCTGCTCAGAAGCTGCCTTTGACTCTGGCCGGGGCCTCCTATGAGGGGGTTGCTGTCAATGACTGTATAGAAAGTGGGCGTCAGGCAGCAGCCCGTGTCTTAGGCACAGAACCTAACAGTTGA
- the PPOX gene encoding protoporphyrinogen oxidase isoform X3 has protein sequence MGRTVVVLGGGISGLAASYYLSRAPCPPKVVLVEGSERLGGWIRSVRGPDGAIFELGPRGIRPAGALGARTLLLISELGLDSEVLPVRGDHPAAQNRFLYVGGALHALPSGIRGLLRPSPPFSKPLFWAGLRDLTTPRGKDPDETVHSFAQRRLGPEVASLAMDSLCRGVFAGNSRELSIRSCFPSLFQAEQTHRSILLGLLLGAGQGPQLDSALIRQARAERWSQWSLRGGLETLPQALNAHLTSRGVSVLQGQPVCGLSLQAKGRWKVSLEDSSLEADHIISAIPASVLSKLLPAEAAPLAHALSTITAVSVAVVNLQYRGARLPVQVMLGGSWLQTLEARGCVLSQELLQQEAEKAAATQLGLNEPPSHCLVHLHKNSIPQYTLGHWQKLESAAQFLAAQKLPLTLAGASYEGVAVNDCIESGRQAAARVLGTEPNS, from the exons ATGGGCCGGACGGTGGTCGTGCTGGGCGGAGGGATCAGCGGCTTGGCCGCCAGTTACTACCTGAGCCGGGCCCCCTGTCCCCCCAAG GTGGTCTTGGTGGAGGGCAGCGAGCGCCTGGGAGGCTGGATCCGCTCAGTACGCGGGCCAGATGGTGCTATTTTTGAACTTGGACCTCGAGGAATTCGGCCGGCAGGAGCCCTGGGAGCCCGGACCCTGCTCCTG ATTTCTGAGCTTGGCTTGGACTCAGAAGTGTTGCCTGTCCGGGGAGACCATCCAGCTGCCCAGAACAGGTTCCTGTATGTAGGTGGTGCTCTGCATGCCTTGCCCTCTGGCATCAG GGGGCTCCTCCGCCCTTCACCTCCCTTCTCCAAGCCTCTGTTCTGGGCTGGGCTGAGGGATTTGACCACCCCTcgtggcaaagaccctgatgagaCTGTGCACAGTTTTGCCCAGCGCCGCCTTGGTCCTGAG GTGGCGTCTCTAGCCATGGACAGTCTCTGCCGTGGAGTGTTTGCAGGCAACAGCCGTGAGCTCAGCATCAGGTCCTGCTTTCCCAGTCTCTTCCAAGCTGAGCAAACCCACCGTTCCATATTACTGGGGCTGCTGCTGGGGGCAG GCCAGGGCCCACAGCTGGACTCAGCACTTATTCGCCAAGCTCGGGCTGAGCGCTGGAGCCAGTGGTCACTCCGTGGAGGGCTGGAGACATTGCCCCAGGCCCTCAATGCCCACCTGACTAGTAGAGGTGTCAGTGTTCTCCAAGGCCAGCCAGTCTGTGGGCTCAGTCTCCAGGCAAAAGGGCGCTGGAAG GTGTCTCTAGAGGACAGCAGCCTGGAGGCTGACCACATTATTAGTGCCATTCCAGCTTCAG TGCTCAGCAAGCTGCTCCCTGCTGAGGCTGCACCTCTGGCCCATGCCCTGAGCACCATCACTGCTGTGTCTGTGGCTGTGGTGAATCTGCAGTACCGAGGAGCTCGTCTGCCTGTCCAG GTGATGCTGGGAGGTTCCTGGTTACAGACACTAGAAGCCAGGGGCTGTGTCTTATCTCAGGAGCTGCTCCAACAGGAGGCAGAGAAAGCTGCTGCCACTCAATTAGGACTGAATGAGCCACCAAGTCACTGCTTGGTCCATCTACACAAG AACTCTATCCCCCAGTATACATTAGGCCACTGGCAAAAACTGG aGTCAGCTGCCCAATTCCTGGCTGCTCAGAAGCTGCCTTTGACTCTGGCCGGGGCCTCCTATGAGGGGGTTGCTGTCAATGACTGTATAGAAAGTGGGCGTCAGGCAGCAGCCCGTGTCTTAGGCACAGAACCTAACAGTTGA